The Delphinus delphis chromosome 2, mDelDel1.2, whole genome shotgun sequence genome contains a region encoding:
- the LOC132419743 gene encoding myeloid-associated differentiation marker-like: protein MAVDPGQKQLSPRPSQLHSPPHPRTRWRGRSLGNLTPAWLQDICHPAQVWLSLKKPTLRASIIFRITYIQFLSPDPTKNHTITTTTFACMAAVLYATEVAWVWVWPGDISNCVPTLLGMLRRLENYVACVIFIFISSPYLYQHQLALVWYVAMYSICFILGAMNFIVKGSDCDEDTKLPVRFPRFLSGQTVLSIFFYILWPLYKFSKKFGVQSQRSSNGSCRDRLTSLVCIWDQRLAVTVMTAINLLIYAADMAYLAQEAFVGTKDQPRGSRFLF, encoded by the exons ATGGCTGTAGATCCTGGCCAGAAGCAGCTGTCGCCCCGACCTTCCCAGCTGCActcccctcctcaccccaggACGAGGTGGAGGGGCCGGAGCCTCGGGAACCTGACGCCTGCCTGGCTGCAAGACATTTGTCACCCAGCTCAGGTTTGGCTGTCGCTGAAGAAGCCAACACTGAGAG CCTCCATCATCTTCCGCATCACCTACATCCAGTTCTTGTCTCCAGACCCCACCAAGAaccacaccatcaccaccactacaTTCGCCTGCATGGCTGCTGTGCTTTACGCCACTGAAGTGGCCTGGGTCTGGGTCTGGCCTGGCGATATATCTAACTGTGTGCCCACGTTGCTAGGCATGCTCAGGAGGCTGGAGAACTATGTGGCCTGTGTCATTTTCATCTTTATCAGCAGCCCCTACCTGTACCAGCACCAGCTGGCACTGGTGTGGTACGTGGCCATGTACTCCATCTGCTTCATCCTGGGGGCCATGAACTTCATAGTGAAGGGGTCTGACTGCGATGAAGATACAAAGTTGCCTGTCCGCTTTCCACGTTTCCTGTCGGGGCAGACTGTGCTCTCCATCTTCTTCTACATCCTCTGGCCTCTCTACAAGTTCAGTAAGAAGTTTGGTGTCCAGTCCCAGCGGTCCAGCAATGGGAGCTGCAGAGACAGACTCACCTCCTTGGTGTGCATCTGGGACCAACGACTGGCTGTGACCGTAATGACAGCCATCAACCTGCTGATTTATGCAGCCGACATGGCATACTTGGCCCAAGAGGCTTTTGTAGGGACTAAGGATCAACCCAGGGGCTCCAGATTCctcttctaa